In Nitrospinota bacterium, the following proteins share a genomic window:
- a CDS encoding radical SAM protein — protein sequence MIDVLLIYPRLGSMDSMVVDLPLSIIYAATESVKRGYSVEAVDLRTEREDWRETIRRKLSKGVRLAGISVMTGSPLINSREISEFIKSESPQTKIVWGGPHPTVLPETVEEPYIDYLVRGYGSKPLAQIVEKHREGGDISGIAGLSYKKDGVAVHNPREKEFEIIHYSDLPYDLIDVNAPKYIRTYNEARNFPIFTSIGCPYQCAFCVHPAIYKEINGPKWLALEEEEILGHIEYVMGRYKVNHIVFIDDTSFPKLSRMKSLFERIIEKKLNITMEFRGARINEIMKMDDEFLNILVKAGGRMMMVGVESGSDKVLKGFQKGITREQILNANRKLARHPELTAYYNFIYGTPGETYEDLLETKDLVLTILRENPKAYFGFGGDWKPIPGTRTLETAEKDYAFKSPKTIDDWIQIDSSDADNKIVHSWYTAKHNDLIKLMQVSSFVIDDKIIRESRGNNSSFFKLLRLMSRIYKPIALFRLRRNFSRWMVEYELWRMMVRIMPQLRAALG from the coding sequence ATGATAGACGTACTTCTTATTTATCCAAGGCTCGGCTCCATGGACAGCATGGTGGTGGACCTGCCTTTGAGCATCATCTACGCCGCCACCGAGTCCGTGAAAAGGGGGTATTCGGTGGAGGCGGTGGACTTGCGGACGGAGAGGGAGGACTGGCGGGAGACCATCCGGCGCAAGCTTTCCAAAGGGGTGCGCCTTGCCGGCATATCGGTGATGACCGGCAGCCCGCTGATAAATTCGCGGGAGATATCCGAGTTCATAAAGTCCGAAAGCCCGCAGACGAAAATCGTGTGGGGCGGGCCGCATCCGACGGTGCTGCCGGAAACGGTGGAAGAACCTTACATTGACTACCTGGTGCGCGGCTACGGCTCCAAACCGCTGGCCCAGATCGTGGAGAAACACAGGGAAGGGGGCGACATTTCCGGGATTGCCGGGCTTTCGTACAAAAAGGATGGCGTGGCGGTCCACAATCCACGCGAGAAGGAATTCGAGATAATCCATTACAGCGATTTGCCCTACGACCTTATAGACGTGAACGCACCGAAGTATATCCGCACATACAACGAGGCCAGGAACTTCCCGATATTCACCAGCATCGGCTGCCCGTACCAGTGCGCGTTCTGTGTCCATCCGGCGATATACAAGGAGATCAACGGGCCAAAGTGGCTTGCGCTGGAGGAGGAGGAGATACTGGGCCACATCGAATACGTCATGGGCCGCTACAAAGTAAACCATATCGTGTTCATAGACGACACAAGCTTCCCGAAACTTTCGCGGATGAAGTCGCTTTTCGAGCGCATCATCGAAAAGAAACTCAACATCACCATGGAGTTCCGCGGCGCCAGGATAAACGAAATAATGAAGATGGACGACGAGTTCCTCAACATTCTCGTGAAGGCCGGAGGCAGGATGATGATGGTGGGGGTGGAGTCGGGCAGCGACAAGGTGCTCAAGGGATTCCAGAAAGGGATCACCCGGGAGCAGATATTGAACGCGAACCGGAAACTTGCGCGCCATCCGGAGCTGACCGCCTATTACAACTTCATTTACGGCACCCCGGGCGAGACTTATGAGGACCTGCTGGAGACCAAGGACCTGGTGCTCACCATACTGCGGGAGAATCCCAAGGCATATTTCGGGTTCGGCGGCGATTGGAAACCGATACCCGGCACCAGGACCCTGGAGACAGCGGAGAAAGATTACGCTTTCAAAAGCCCGAAGACGATAGACGACTGGATACAGATAGACTCGTCCGACGCCGACAATAAGATAGTCCACTCCTGGTACACGGCAAAGCACAACGACCTGATCAAGCTTATGCAGGTGTCCTCGTTTGTGATCGACGACAAGATCATCCGCGAGTCGCGCGGGAACAACAGCTCGTTCTTCAAGCTGCTGCGCCTGATGTCGCGGATATACAAGCCCATCGCGCTTTTCCGCCTGCGGCGCAACTTCAGCCGGTGGATGGTGGAGTACGAGCTGTGGCGCATGATGGTGCGGATAATGCCCCAGTTGCGAGCGGCCCTGGGCTGA
- a CDS encoding radical SAM protein, whose amino-acid sequence MAGKGPAEALRVWANVYRRIRFFSKMYPLSSIAKDVFLFPVDYFLANRDIRSVRNITFAITHACNIRCEMCYFHLELGNRKNLPFDVYTRVIDSAAKSRPCVILSGGEPFAHPDILNMAEYAKGKGLPTQIFTNGTLVTPEKADKLAAMGLDYIDFTLLGDEVTHPQVANAPKSYEMLLRNLQYFAKNRRGVKIILNYTITPRSLKSIGHAVTLARELALDGIRFQHYNFLLEGETAAQGKAVKDIFGVDSGVNEITGEGNLEGAAEFIREFTKRLAAEAPSIPVQWAPTLTDSELDNWYSNDKHRTNRKCLYPWRGILVDADSKIYPCSKIYLELGSLADSELFDIWNGPRMKLFRKRLKNGGYPACSRCCKL is encoded by the coding sequence ATGGCGGGCAAAGGGCCGGCCGAGGCCTTACGGGTATGGGCCAACGTTTACCGGCGGATACGGTTTTTCAGCAAGATGTACCCGCTTTCATCCATCGCAAAGGATGTTTTTCTGTTCCCGGTGGACTACTTCCTGGCAAACAGGGACATCCGTTCCGTGCGCAACATCACCTTCGCCATAACCCACGCGTGCAACATCCGCTGCGAGATGTGCTATTTCCATCTGGAGTTGGGGAACAGGAAGAACCTGCCTTTCGATGTGTACACCCGCGTGATAGACTCGGCGGCGAAAAGCAGGCCGTGCGTCATCCTGTCCGGGGGGGAGCCTTTCGCCCATCCGGACATTCTTAATATGGCGGAGTACGCAAAGGGAAAAGGGCTGCCCACCCAGATATTCACAAACGGCACGCTGGTCACCCCTGAAAAGGCGGACAAACTGGCGGCCATGGGGCTTGATTATATTGATTTCACGCTGCTGGGCGACGAGGTGACGCATCCGCAGGTGGCAAACGCGCCCAAAAGCTACGAAATGCTGCTGCGCAATCTGCAATATTTCGCGAAGAACAGGCGCGGTGTGAAGATTATATTGAACTACACGATAACGCCCAGGTCGCTCAAAAGCATCGGCCACGCGGTCACGCTTGCCAGGGAGCTTGCGCTGGATGGAATAAGGTTCCAGCATTACAATTTCCTCCTGGAAGGAGAGACTGCTGCCCAGGGAAAGGCTGTGAAAGATATCTTCGGGGTGGATTCAGGGGTGAATGAGATAACCGGCGAAGGCAACCTTGAAGGAGCGGCGGAGTTCATACGCGAATTCACGAAACGGCTTGCCGCGGAAGCCCCGTCCATCCCGGTGCAATGGGCTCCCACCCTTACGGACTCGGAGCTGGACAATTGGTATTCGAACGACAAACACCGCACCAACCGCAAATGCCTTTATCCGTGGCGCGGGATACTGGTGGACGCGGACTCGAAGATATACCCATGCTCGAAGATTTACCTTGAGCTAGGATCGCTTGCGGACAGCGAGCTTTTCGATATCTGGAACGGCCCTCGGATGAAACTTTTCCGCAAGCGGCTTAAAAACGGCGGGTATCCCGCCTGCTCGCGCTGCTGCAAGCTATGA
- a CDS encoding class I SAM-dependent methyltransferase yields MTRPPAHPLRYSVHTRLREYQLGRMMRGGGGKLLDIGCGVGYLTRALGGGYRTVGLEYDFESLKVNVQNGMAMAVRGGAWELPIKSGSLDAVLCSEVFEHMPDGKDLELAREIARVLRPGGRAYVTVPALEGLRSRAPLRNIGHDIPGSGEYHYRLGYSADDMRRVISGVPGLKVARMRHSMALFSELFMDLLKLVYLKKNKMKEQSDLMSMGDSPLFKIYRAVFPILHALFVAEDFLLCPVIKGHILVAELEKV; encoded by the coding sequence ATGACACGGCCACCGGCCCATCCGCTTCGCTACTCCGTCCACACCCGGCTGCGCGAATATCAATTGGGGCGGATGATGCGCGGCGGCGGCGGAAAACTGCTGGACATCGGGTGCGGCGTGGGCTACCTGACACGCGCGCTTGGCGGCGGATACAGGACCGTCGGCCTGGAATATGATTTCGAGTCGCTCAAGGTCAATGTCCAGAACGGGATGGCCATGGCGGTCCGGGGGGGCGCGTGGGAACTGCCCATTAAAAGCGGTTCGCTGGACGCCGTGCTGTGCTCCGAGGTGTTCGAGCATATGCCGGACGGGAAGGACTTGGAACTGGCGCGGGAGATCGCCCGGGTCCTAAGGCCCGGCGGCAGGGCATATGTCACCGTGCCGGCGCTCGAGGGGCTTCGTTCCAGGGCTCCATTGCGCAATATCGGCCATGATATCCCCGGCTCCGGGGAGTATCATTACAGGCTCGGTTACAGCGCGGATGACATGAGGCGCGTAATAAGCGGCGTTCCGGGGCTTAAGGTTGCCCGCATGAGACATTCGATGGCCCTGTTCTCCGAGCTTTTCATGGACCTGCTCAAGCTTGTGTACCTGAAAAAAAACAAGATGAAGGAGCAGTCCGACCTGATGAGCATGGGAGATTCCCCGCTCTTTAAGATTTATCGGGCGGTGTTCCCGATTTTGCATGCGCTGTTCGTGGCCGAAGATTTCCTTTTATGCCCGGTCATAAAAGGCCATATACTTGTGGCCGAGCTGGAAAAAGTGTGA